One Candidatus Omnitrophota bacterium DNA window includes the following coding sequences:
- a CDS encoding CBS domain-containing protein, with protein MNETNQVNNREIGKSYFLSEIVKLPVFLHDNKIGKLTDFLIVDKDKIAEVTHLCIARPFGEPALLVPWEKLKSLSDKNIIIDIETIEQYTANPPEGAILLKDYILDKRVLDGEGREVEMVYDVKLVLKNSKLYVTDVDLSKYGLLRRIGLKWLADFIYNLAAKIRSQTVSWSYVEPLPEQISSFKGDLKLKVLKERLADMPPVDLADILEEMDPAQRVAIFGELDTEHASDTLEELDPRVQRDMIASLKKERAAQLINEMTPGQAADILSVLPWWEVKAILQLLNKENAIKIQDILEKQEEKIVDFAATNFLKFTPERTALQARRAFQRAAKGKEAIMYLYILDEQEKLLGVIDLKELLIAEDEVLLKDVMVSKVIILTPESTLKQASEMFARYSFRALPIIDKSGKMLGVVPYRDVMNLKHLYLG; from the coding sequence ATGAACGAAACTAACCAGGTAAATAATAGGGAGATAGGAAAAAGCTATTTTTTAAGTGAAATAGTGAAACTACCGGTTTTCTTGCATGATAATAAAATCGGCAAGCTTACGGATTTTTTAATTGTAGATAAAGATAAAATTGCGGAAGTAACGCATCTTTGTATTGCCCGGCCGTTTGGTGAGCCAGCCTTGCTTGTGCCCTGGGAAAAATTAAAATCTTTGTCGGATAAAAATATTATTATCGATATTGAAACTATAGAACAATATACTGCTAACCCTCCAGAAGGAGCAATATTGTTAAAGGATTATATTCTCGATAAAAGAGTACTTGATGGTGAGGGCAGAGAAGTAGAGATGGTTTATGATGTAAAATTAGTTTTAAAGAATAGTAAGTTATATGTTACCGATGTAGATTTAAGTAAATACGGCTTGCTTCGTAGAATTGGTTTAAAGTGGTTGGCCGATTTTATTTATAACCTAGCCGCAAAGATCAGGAGTCAGACAGTTTCATGGAGCTATGTTGAGCCGCTACCGGAACAAATCAGTAGTTTTAAAGGAGACCTTAAGTTAAAGGTGCTGAAAGAGAGGCTGGCTGATATGCCGCCAGTTGATTTGGCGGATATTCTGGAAGAAATGGATCCTGCTCAAAGAGTCGCTATATTCGGGGAGTTAGATACTGAGCATGCTTCTGATACCTTAGAAGAGTTAGACCCAAGGGTTCAGAGGGACATGATAGCTTCACTGAAGAAGGAGCGTGCAGCACAGCTCATTAATGAGATGACTCCTGGACAGGCTGCGGATATTTTATCCGTATTGCCTTGGTGGGAGGTAAAAGCTATCCTACAATTGCTTAATAAAGAGAATGCGATTAAGATCCAGGATATTTTAGAGAAACAAGAAGAAAAGATTGTTGATTTTGCCGCAACAAATTTTCTAAAATTTACTCCTGAGAGAACAGCTTTACAGGCGCGCAGGGCTTTTCAGCGGGCAGCTAAAGGTAAAGAAGCAATAATGTATCTTTATATTTTGGATGAACAGGAAAAATTATTAGGGGTAATAGATCTTAAAGAACTTTTAATAGCCGAAGATGAAGTTTTGCTTAAGGATGTTATGGTTTCCAAAGTAATTATCCTTACTCCCGAAAGCACGCTGAAACAAGCTTCAGAAATGTTTGCAAGATATTCTTTTCGCGCGTTACCTATTATAGATAAATCCGGAAAAATGCTCGGAGTTGTTCCTTACCGAGATGTTATGAATTTGAAGCATCTTTATTTAGGATAG
- a CDS encoding transporter: MTRGQFDPKGDYKALPDGDKQSQYQEQILLKYGFTDNIELAAQTIYQQNYIKQGNLRAHDAGLGDSLFLLRYCTCHEKEEGWFPDIDGMLQLKVPTGKYQHLDPNKLGTDLNGATSSPGAWTPGIGIDMTKKLKPFILHFDYIYSFPREVRGDGVNSDYANFINSDFSIEYFLTKGFSLMLEANTFWQKDKYQNGTRQPSTGIRSLTISPGIGWANDKIQTEIAYQRVVLGKNTTANDSIVLTLVCSF; this comes from the coding sequence ATGACAAGAGGCCAGTTTGATCCTAAGGGTGATTATAAAGCTTTACCAGATGGTGATAAGCAATCCCAATATCAGGAACAAATTCTCTTGAAATATGGTTTTACAGATAATATAGAGCTGGCTGCCCAAACTATTTATCAACAGAATTATATTAAGCAAGGAAATTTAAGAGCGCATGACGCAGGTTTAGGCGATAGCCTTTTTCTGTTACGATATTGCACTTGTCATGAAAAAGAAGAAGGATGGTTCCCAGATATTGACGGTATGCTTCAACTTAAAGTGCCAACTGGCAAGTATCAACATCTTGATCCAAACAAGCTAGGTACAGATTTAAATGGCGCTACTTCTAGTCCAGGAGCCTGGACACCAGGAATCGGCATAGATATGACTAAAAAGCTTAAACCCTTCATTCTTCATTTTGATTATATCTATAGTTTTCCGCGGGAGGTACGGGGTGATGGTGTTAATAGCGATTACGCTAATTTTATTAATTCCGATTTTTCTATAGAGTATTTTTTAACCAAAGGTTTTAGCCTTATGTTAGAAGCAAATACTTTTTGGCAGAAGGATAAGTATCAGAATGGGACAAGACAACCATCCACAGGTATAAGATCTTTGACTATTTCTCCTGGCATAGGCTGGGCAAATGATAAGATTCAGACAGAAATAGCATATCAAAGAGTTGTTCTGGGCAAAAACACAACCGCTAATGATTCAATAGTCTTAACTTTAGTATGTTCATTTTGA
- a CDS encoding DDE-type integrase/transposase/recombinase, which produces MGIITRIRLIRDKFNAPLRPKPHAARPNHFWGIDMTKIKMTGWGWLYLTVVLNWYTKEIVGYHLGLQSKTEDWLKALNRAVDSRFPKGIQETEKEQLFLISDNGCQPTSQRFMMNCAVMGIKQIFTTWSNPKGNSDTERVMRTIKEDIVWCYDWDNPFDFEIALNKWINNYNTDYPHQSLNNMTPKQCFETCLNKEPVLT; this is translated from the coding sequence TTGGGGATAATTACAAGAATTAGGCTTATTAGAGATAAATTTAATGCCCCTCTGCGTCCCAAGCCTCATGCCGCTCGCCCTAACCACTTCTGGGGTATTGATATGACCAAAATCAAAATGACCGGCTGGGGATGGCTCTATCTTACCGTGGTTCTTAACTGGTACACCAAGGAGATTGTCGGCTACCATCTTGGATTACAGTCTAAAACCGAAGATTGGCTTAAAGCATTGAACCGAGCGGTTGATTCCCGATTCCCCAAGGGGATTCAAGAGACGGAAAAAGAACAGTTATTCTTGATCTCCGACAACGGCTGCCAACCCACGTCCCAGCGATTCATGATGAACTGCGCAGTCATGGGAATCAAACAGATATTCACCACCTGGTCGAATCCCAAAGGCAATTCTGATACCGAACGGGTCATGCGTACCATCAAAGAAGACATTGTCTGGTGCTATGACTGGGATAACCCGTTTGACTTTGAAATCGCGCTCAATAAATGGATCAACAACTACAATACGGATTACCCGCATCAAAGCTTAAACAACATGACGCCAAAACAGTGCTTTGAAACGTGTCTCAACAAAGAGCCGGTTCTAACTTGA
- a CDS encoding rhodanese-like domain-containing protein: protein MNKFGIVFLTALFGVLCIGYGTSYSADGPEAKQKLIEQLFKEVPPKDGVKEITCEQFQKIRNSGADYVLVDVLSPESYAKGHIGGAISFPVKTIDDKTVSAKLPKNLFVVVYCGSFQCHASTIAAKKLSGFGYKVFDYKGGLREWQERGNALVK, encoded by the coding sequence ATGAATAAATTTGGCATAGTTTTTTTGACTGCTTTATTTGGGGTATTGTGCATTGGTTACGGGACTTCATATAGCGCAGATGGGCCGGAAGCAAAACAAAAGTTAATCGAGCAATTATTCAAAGAGGTGCCGCCAAAAGACGGCGTGAAAGAAATAACCTGCGAGCAGTTCCAGAAAATTCGTAACTCGGGAGCAGATTATGTCTTGGTCGATGTTTTATCGCCGGAAAGTTATGCGAAAGGCCACATAGGGGGCGCCATTTCTTTTCCTGTTAAAACGATAGATGATAAAACCGTTTCCGCGAAATTGCCTAAGAATTTGTTTGTCGTTGTATACTGTGGTAGTTTTCAATGCCATGCAAGCACGATCGCCGCCAAGAAATTATCCGGGTTTGGATATAAGGTTTTCGATTATAAAGGTGGTTTAAGGGAGTGGCAGGAACGGGGGAACGCGCTTGTAAAATGA
- a CDS encoding glycine zipper domain-containing protein translates to MRRNSLALFIVMVFVFAGCESAGPKTATGAVAGGLIGATAGGIIGYQSHNALAGAGIGAVAGAVGGGLIGNAMDKKDKEASAVNPYYIPVTKVVEMVSQGTPDSLIISEIQRTHSTYRLSSEAITYLKKNKVSDQVIDYMLGTSK, encoded by the coding sequence ATGCGAAGGAACTCGTTGGCATTATTTATCGTTATGGTTTTTGTATTCGCCGGCTGTGAATCCGCCGGGCCAAAGACAGCCACAGGAGCGGTTGCCGGAGGGTTAATTGGCGCCACTGCCGGAGGCATAATCGGCTACCAAAGCCATAATGCCCTTGCCGGCGCCGGTATTGGCGCTGTAGCCGGAGCAGTTGGCGGCGGATTAATCGGAAACGCGATGGACAAAAAAGATAAAGAAGCAAGCGCGGTTAATCCTTACTATATACCGGTAACCAAGGTCGTGGAAATGGTTTCCCAGGGCACTCCGGATTCGCTAATAATTAGCGAGATCCAGAGGACGCACTCAACCTATCGCCTTAGCTCAGAAGCCATCACTTATTTAAAAAAGAATAAAGTAAGCGACCAGGTTATCGATTATATGCTGGGAACAAGCAAGTAG
- a CDS encoding 2-oxoacid:acceptor oxidoreductase subunit alpha, with the protein MDEGITIKIAGQAGQGIQTIGTALCNIFKRNGSHIFANQDYMSRIRGGNNFFQLRVCGKPTHTLRQKSDITVALDKQSVQLHRNDVASGGIIVFDKAKFNLSGEDKVLFNIPFYDLANSIGGSDLFINAVCCGAVAGLAQVNPDCLERAIRDLFADKDEEIISKNIKAAQAGYNFAKDNFRNDKFKVGSAPAGKNLLMNGNDAIALGAIRAGCKFYSAYPMSPSTSIMNVIAKYAKRFNILVEQAEDEIAAINMVIGASFAGARSMTATSGGGLALMVEGLSLAAMTETPIVAVDAQRPAPATGFPTRTEQADLNFLIHAGHGEFAKAIYAPGTIQEAFYLTVKAFNTAEKYQIPVLIMTDQHLADSLQDIEGFDLNKAGVQRFIISKEDSQKASGYKRYQLTDSGISPRAIPSWIEDVIYADSDEHNEEGHITEDADTRIQMVKKRFFKKMAGLRQEIEKPTLYNAQKAQTLLLGFGSTYGVLKEASEALGKDFGFVHLSQVWPFPGLELSPLLKNKKKILTVENNAGGQLAGLLMRETGIKADNSILRYDGRPFNLDQLIEQIKEIQNQ; encoded by the coding sequence ATGGATGAAGGGATTACGATAAAAATTGCCGGCCAGGCCGGCCAGGGGATCCAAACAATAGGCACCGCACTTTGTAATATCTTTAAAAGAAACGGGTCCCATATTTTTGCCAACCAGGATTATATGTCCAGGATACGCGGTGGAAATAATTTTTTCCAGCTAAGGGTCTGCGGTAAACCAACCCATACTTTACGCCAAAAATCGGATATAACGGTAGCTTTGGATAAACAAAGCGTGCAATTGCACCGTAATGATGTTGCCAGCGGCGGGATTATTGTTTTTGATAAGGCTAAATTTAATCTTTCCGGAGAGGACAAAGTGCTTTTTAATATCCCATTCTATGATTTAGCCAATTCCATCGGTGGAAGCGACCTTTTTATCAATGCTGTTTGTTGCGGAGCAGTGGCAGGCCTGGCGCAGGTAAATCCGGATTGCCTTGAGCGGGCAATCAGAGATTTATTCGCGGATAAAGACGAGGAAATTATCAGTAAGAACATAAAAGCAGCCCAGGCCGGTTATAATTTTGCCAAGGATAACTTTAGAAATGATAAATTCAAGGTAGGATCAGCGCCGGCCGGAAAAAATTTATTAATGAATGGCAATGACGCGATCGCCCTGGGGGCAATCCGGGCAGGTTGTAAATTTTATTCAGCCTATCCGATGAGCCCTTCGACAAGTATCATGAACGTAATCGCTAAGTATGCAAAGAGATTTAATATTTTGGTTGAGCAGGCAGAGGATGAAATTGCCGCCATCAATATGGTTATCGGCGCCTCTTTTGCCGGAGCCCGCTCAATGACCGCTACTTCCGGAGGAGGACTGGCTTTGATGGTCGAGGGATTGAGCCTTGCCGCAATGACCGAAACGCCCATTGTTGCCGTTGATGCCCAGCGTCCGGCGCCGGCTACGGGATTCCCTACGCGTACCGAACAAGCAGATTTGAATTTTCTTATTCACGCCGGGCACGGTGAGTTTGCCAAGGCAATCTATGCTCCCGGCACTATCCAGGAGGCTTTTTATCTGACAGTTAAAGCATTTAATACCGCGGAAAAATACCAGATTCCGGTTTTGATCATGACCGACCAGCATCTGGCGGATTCGCTGCAGGATATTGAAGGGTTTGATTTAAATAAAGCTGGCGTGCAAAGGTTTATTATATCAAAAGAAGATTCTCAGAAAGCGTCCGGTTATAAAAGATACCAATTAACTGACTCTGGGATATCCCCGCGGGCTATCCCTTCTTGGATTGAGGATGTTATCTATGCTGATAGTGATGAGCATAATGAAGAGGGGCATATCACCGAAGATGCGGATACGCGCATACAAATGGTGAAGAAAAGATTTTTTAAAAAGATGGCCGGGCTTAGGCAAGAGATAGAGAAGCCGACTCTATATAATGCGCAGAAGGCGCAAACTCTCCTGTTGGGGTTTGGTTCAACCTACGGGGTATTAAAAGAAGCTTCCGAGGCTTTGGGTAAAGATTTCGGGTTTGTGCATTTATCGCAAGTATGGCCATTCCCCGGTTTGGAATTAAGCCCATTGCTAAAAAATAAGAAGAAGATTTTAACGGTAGAAAATAACGCAGGCGGCCAGCTTGCCGGACTGCTGATGCGGGAAACAGGCATTAAAGCCGACAACTCCATATTACGGTATGATGGAAGGCCGTTTAATCTGGATCAGCTTATTGAACAAATAAAAGAAATACAAAATCAATGA
- a CDS encoding 2-oxoacid:ferredoxin oxidoreductase subunit beta, whose translation MNINDLKSNDEIAWCPGCGDFGILNACKKALTAINKQPKDILFVSGIGQAAKLPHYIRCNCFNGLHGRALPAAAGAKIANNNLTVIVTTGDGDCYGEGGNHLLHNIRRNVDITVIVCNNQIYGLTKGQASPTTDLGYETKVQVDGVVLEPLHPLEMAIALGCGFVARGYSADSEHLSWLITEGIKHKGFSLIDVLQPCVSFNKKNTYEWYAKRVYKVNADASYNPQDKAAAYQKAAQWGEKIPIGLIYRQEKETYEDRRGMNRKNSLINEDIKDIDISKELGEFIYP comes from the coding sequence ATGAATATAAACGACTTAAAGAGCAATGATGAAATCGCTTGGTGCCCCGGCTGCGGAGATTTTGGAATTTTAAATGCCTGCAAAAAAGCCCTGACTGCGATTAATAAACAGCCTAAGGATATTTTATTTGTCTCCGGAATCGGCCAGGCAGCCAAGTTGCCGCACTATATAAGGTGCAATTGTTTTAACGGCCTTCACGGCAGAGCCCTGCCTGCTGCCGCGGGCGCAAAAATTGCCAACAATAATTTAACTGTAATTGTTACCACCGGCGACGGGGATTGTTATGGCGAAGGAGGCAATCATCTTTTGCATAATATCCGCAGGAATGTGGATATAACCGTTATTGTTTGCAATAATCAAATTTACGGTCTCACTAAGGGGCAGGCTTCACCGACTACCGATCTAGGATATGAAACCAAGGTTCAGGTCGATGGCGTAGTCTTGGAACCTTTGCATCCGCTGGAGATGGCTATTGCTTTAGGCTGCGGGTTCGTTGCCCGGGGGTATTCAGCCGATTCTGAGCATCTTTCTTGGCTGATAACCGAAGGGATAAAACATAAAGGGTTTTCCTTGATTGATGTATTACAACCTTGTGTTAGCTTTAATAAAAAAAATACTTATGAATGGTACGCCAAGAGGGTATATAAAGTAAATGCCGATGCCTCGTATAACCCCCAGGATAAGGCAGCCGCATATCAGAAAGCAGCACAGTGGGGGGAGAAGATCCCCATCGGTTTAATTTATCGGCAGGAGAAGGAAACGTATGAGGATAGAAGAGGGATGAATAGAAAAAACTCTTTGATTAATGAAGACATTAAAGATATAGATATAAGTAAGGAGCTGGGAGAATTTATTTATCCTTGA
- a CDS encoding class A beta-lactamase-related serine hydrolase: MKTKTTFLLIFIIIFGIVVFFSYKAYKIYEENLSFNREQCILNKKKEGWLRLKKSLENKIGNFKGEVGLVVEDLNTGWVISFNEDTLIPSASLVKVPIMLSYFYAAQEDKVNLKDNIKLKSFEMVSGSKVLGKFPVGSQFMVEELFDPMITVSDNAAANALIDLLGFDTLNAYFKKMGLKNTNIARNMLDFRGRREGQENYTTAADMAYILEKLYRRQFLNQEISEKCLLLLNQQKINDRIPRDLPKDEVSVAHKTGLERHICHDAGIVYTQKGNFLICVLVKHGNRYALPAKKLISDIALSTYNYYKNFN; this comes from the coding sequence ATGAAAACAAAAACCACTTTTTTATTAATTTTCATTATTATTTTTGGGATAGTTGTGTTTTTTTCATATAAGGCATATAAGATATATGAAGAAAATTTGAGTTTCAATAGGGAACAATGTATCCTTAACAAGAAAAAAGAGGGGTGGTTGCGCCTCAAGAAGAGCCTTGAGAACAAAATCGGGAATTTTAAAGGCGAGGTTGGTTTAGTGGTTGAAGATTTAAATACAGGGTGGGTAATCTCGTTTAATGAGGATACTTTAATCCCCTCAGCAAGCTTGGTCAAGGTTCCCATCATGCTTTCTTATTTTTATGCTGCCCAGGAAGACAAGGTCAATCTTAAAGACAATATAAAACTTAAATCTTTTGAGATGGTGTCCGGTTCAAAGGTGCTGGGAAAATTTCCGGTTGGCTCTCAATTTATGGTTGAAGAATTATTTGATCCGATGATTACCGTAAGTGATAATGCCGCCGCAAACGCGTTGATAGATTTATTGGGGTTTGATACCTTGAACGCATATTTTAAGAAAATGGGATTAAAAAATACTAATATTGCCCGCAATATGTTAGATTTTAGAGGCAGAAGAGAAGGCCAGGAAAATTATACTACTGCCGCTGATATGGCGTATATATTGGAAAAGCTTTACCGCCGGCAGTTTTTAAATCAGGAAATATCTGAGAAGTGCCTCCTCCTGTTGAACCAGCAGAAGATTAATGACCGCATTCCCAGAGATCTTCCTAAAGACGAGGTTTCTGTCGCGCATAAGACGGGCCTAGAAAGGCATATTTGCCACGATGCGGGAATAGTGTATACCCAGAAAGGTAATTTTTTAATCTGTGTTTTGGTAAAACATGGGAACAGGTATGCCTTGCCCGCCAAGAAGCTGATTTCCGATATCGCGTTATCCACCTACAATTACTATAAAAACTTTAATTAA
- a CDS encoding cation-translocating P-type ATPase: MVIKEEELKNIQGLTEKEALESIKKYGYNEIPSQKKRSIFVIFFSVVKEPMLLLLIGSGLIYLFLGEPKDALMLLSFVFAVVGITFYQERKTERTLEALRDLSSPRALVIRDGIRRRIAGGQVAKGDIIILQEGDRVPADAMIISCSNLSVDESLLTGESVAVRKCEWDGEVSIKRPGGDDLPFVYSGTLVVAGRGLAKVSSIGMHTEMGKIGRSLQSIRQEDTLLQKEIGKIVRNFSIAGVILCLLVIVLYGLSRGNWLNGVLSGLTLSMAMLPEEFPVVLIIFLTLGAWRISKSQVLTRRTPAIETLGAATVLCTDKTGTLTLNAMRLTALCVNGVHYDVGVKKSDGLPEAVHNLMEYAILASQKDPFDPIEKEVKRLGELYLLGSEHIHNNWRMIKEYSLSKEQLALSHVWESPDKQNYIIAAKGSPEAIADLCHLNKEQYARLVKCVEEMARRGLRILGVARASFRKKELPDLQHDFTFELVGLLGFIDPVRPAVTSAIREAHDAGMRVIMVTGDYPGTAIHIAREIGLKNPETYITGQELEEMDHLVLRERIKTVNIFARVVPEQKLFIINALKANQAIVAMTGDGVNDAAALKSADIGIAMGERGTDVAREASALVLLNDDFSSIVQAVKLGRRIFDNLKKAIAYIFAIHVPIAGMSFLPVLFNLPIVLLPAHIAFLELIIDPACSTVFEACPDENNIMNRPPRNLRESLFSKKAFIFSLLQGLGILTVVFLVFMLALYLKKGELEARTLSFTTLVFANIMLIITNLSWSKNLAGILKAKNKALWVVVLAAISALFLVIYLPVLRNLFHFSVLSAADLLITLASGVVSLLWFEGFKALNKNRMTV, from the coding sequence ATGGTAATTAAAGAAGAAGAATTGAAAAATATTCAAGGTCTTACCGAGAAAGAGGCCTTGGAGAGCATTAAAAAATACGGCTATAATGAAATCCCCTCTCAGAAAAAGCGCAGTATTTTTGTAATATTCTTTAGCGTGGTAAAAGAACCCATGCTGCTTCTGTTAATCGGAAGCGGGCTGATTTATCTATTTTTAGGTGAACCAAAAGATGCCTTGATGTTGCTTTCTTTTGTATTCGCGGTGGTGGGTATCACCTTTTATCAGGAGAGAAAAACCGAAAGGACTTTGGAGGCTTTACGGGACCTTTCCAGCCCCAGGGCTTTGGTTATCCGCGACGGAATCCGCAGAAGAATCGCCGGAGGCCAGGTGGCCAAGGGTGACATTATAATTCTTCAAGAAGGAGACCGGGTCCCTGCCGACGCTATGATCATATCCTGTTCTAATTTATCAGTAGATGAATCTTTGTTAACCGGAGAATCGGTGGCTGTGCGTAAATGTGAATGGGATGGAGAAGTCAGCATTAAAAGGCCGGGCGGGGATGACCTTCCCTTTGTCTATTCAGGAACTTTAGTCGTGGCCGGGCGGGGCCTGGCAAAAGTCAGCTCTATCGGGATGCATACTGAAATGGGTAAAATCGGCCGCTCCCTGCAGAGTATTCGTCAAGAGGATACTCTTTTGCAAAAAGAAATAGGAAAAATTGTGCGTAATTTTTCTATTGCCGGAGTAATACTTTGTTTATTGGTAATCGTGCTTTACGGTTTGTCGCGCGGGAACTGGTTAAACGGCGTTCTTTCCGGCTTAACCTTGAGCATGGCGATGCTGCCGGAAGAGTTTCCGGTAGTTTTAATCATCTTCCTTACTTTAGGCGCCTGGAGAATTTCCAAAAGCCAGGTCTTGACCAGGCGTACCCCGGCCATCGAAACCCTGGGGGCAGCCACGGTTTTGTGCACGGATAAGACCGGAACGCTTACTCTCAATGCCATGCGTTTAACTGCCCTGTGCGTTAACGGTGTTCATTATGATGTCGGGGTTAAAAAATCTGACGGCTTACCGGAAGCAGTGCATAATCTTATGGAATATGCTATTTTGGCCAGCCAAAAAGATCCTTTTGACCCGATAGAAAAAGAAGTAAAACGCTTGGGTGAGCTTTATTTGTTAGGCTCTGAACATATCCATAATAACTGGAGGATGATCAAAGAATATTCCTTATCTAAGGAGCAATTGGCTTTATCTCATGTCTGGGAATCTCCGGATAAACAAAATTATATTATTGCCGCCAAGGGATCTCCCGAGGCAATCGCTGACCTTTGCCATCTTAATAAAGAACAGTATGCCCGATTAGTTAAATGCGTAGAAGAGATGGCCAGGCGGGGATTGCGTATTTTAGGGGTAGCCAGGGCATCTTTTAGAAAAAAAGAACTTCCGGATTTACAGCATGATTTCACATTTGAGCTGGTGGGTTTACTGGGATTCATCGACCCGGTGCGGCCGGCTGTTACTTCCGCTATCAGGGAAGCCCATGACGCGGGTATGCGCGTGATTATGGTTACCGGAGATTATCCGGGTACCGCTATCCATATTGCCAGAGAGATCGGCTTAAAAAACCCTGAGACTTATATAACCGGGCAGGAACTGGAGGAAATGGATCACCTTGTGCTCAGGGAAAGGATAAAAACAGTGAATATCTTTGCCCGGGTGGTTCCCGAGCAAAAATTGTTTATTATCAACGCCTTGAAAGCTAACCAGGCGATTGTAGCCATGACCGGAGACGGGGTTAACGATGCCGCGGCTCTAAAATCGGCAGATATCGGTATTGCTATGGGGGAGCGGGGCACGGATGTGGCTCGTGAGGCGTCAGCATTGGTATTGCTTAATGATGATTTTTCATCGATTGTGCAGGCAGTCAAGCTTGGCAGGAGGATTTTTGATAACCTGAAGAAAGCCATTGCCTATATTTTTGCCATCCATGTGCCGATTGCCGGGATGTCATTTTTACCGGTTTTGTTTAATTTACCGATCGTGCTTTTGCCCGCGCACATCGCTTTTTTGGAATTGATTATCGATCCGGCATGCTCCACGGTTTTTGAAGCCTGTCCCGATGAGAATAATATCATGAATAGGCCGCCGCGCAATTTGCGGGAATCCTTATTTAGTAAAAAGGCGTTTATTTTCAGCCTGCTGCAAGGGCTGGGCATATTAACCGTAGTGTTTTTGGTATTCATGTTGGCATTATATCTGAAGAAAGGGGAACTGGAGGCGCGCACATTATCTTTTACCACCCTGGTGTTTGCCAATATAATGCTAATTATAACCAATCTTTCCTGGTCTAAAAATCTGGCCGGTATTCTTAAAGCGAAGAATAAAGCCTTGTGGGTGGTGGTATTAGCGGCAATAAGCGCGCTTTTCTTGGTGATTTATCTTCCGGTATTACGCAACCTCTTCCATTTTTCCGTTTTATCCGCGGCGGATTTATTAATCACTTTGGCCAGCGGGGTGGTAAGTTTATTGTGGTTTGAAGGTTTTAAGGCGTTGAATAAGAATAGGATGACAGTATAA
- a CDS encoding O-antigen ligase family protein, with translation MLLILLAAIFIRPFISSQAFPYLNFIYSTGLLIFLGIYVIYKKLLFSKLQVLIYPVLLFILALFISLIFSQNKVNSLAELYKYITGLLLFLIAASLSEDDKSLAIQAIMLTGLAVSLLAIYQYFLGFSRVSDYLVNNNGLLFPFASDYLARRRVFLPFVTPGVLGGYLAMVIPLFLINKNRIWLILPVFLALFLTGSLGAFLSLFCALIICFCLRGKIKKSKIAILSGLFISIIIIFIYRSATRIEHIQPFFSTVMRLNYWKEALGIIQAHPLAGVGLGNFNLKASRYAHNSYLQIWAEMGMLGLFAFNWIAYTVLKSCIKNLAQLPYKRQTACLLVASLVFLIHNFSDFTFFLPEVVFVWWVILGLITSLDKK, from the coding sequence ATGCTTTTAATCCTTCTAGCGGCAATTTTTATCCGCCCTTTTATTTCTTCACAAGCCTTTCCTTATTTAAATTTTATTTATTCTACAGGGCTCCTAATCTTTTTGGGAATATATGTAATCTACAAGAAACTATTATTCTCAAAGCTTCAGGTTTTAATCTATCCTGTTCTTTTGTTCATTTTAGCGTTATTTATCTCCCTGATTTTTTCTCAAAATAAAGTAAATAGTTTAGCGGAACTTTATAAATATATAACCGGACTGCTTTTATTTCTTATCGCTGCTTCTCTCTCAGAGGATGATAAATCATTAGCGATACAGGCAATTATGCTCACCGGATTAGCGGTCAGCCTTTTGGCGATATATCAATATTTCTTAGGTTTTAGCCGGGTATCAGATTATTTAGTAAATAACAACGGGCTTTTGTTTCCTTTTGCTTCGGATTACCTGGCCCGCAGAAGAGTTTTTTTGCCTTTTGTGACCCCCGGGGTTTTAGGCGGTTATTTAGCCATGGTGATCCCGCTGTTTTTGATTAACAAAAATAGAATTTGGCTGATCCTGCCGGTATTTTTGGCCCTGTTTCTTACGGGATCTTTGGGGGCATTTTTAAGCTTATTTTGCGCCTTGATTATTTGTTTCTGCTTGAGGGGGAAAATAAAGAAGAGTAAAATTGCCATTCTTTCCGGGTTATTTATATCGATAATTATTATCTTTATTTACCGCTCGGCGACACGGATTGAACATATTCAGCCTTTCTTCTCCACGGTTATGAGATTAAATTATTGGAAGGAGGCCTTAGGAATAATTCAGGCGCATCCTTTGGCCGGCGTAGGTTTAGGTAACTTTAATCTCAAGGCCAGCCGCTATGCGCATAACTCTTATTTACAAATCTGGGCGGAGATGGGGATGTTAGGTTTGTTTGCTTTTAACTGGATCGCCTATACGGTTCTTAAATCTTGCATTAAAAACCTGGCACAATTGCCTTATAAAAGACAAACCGCCTGCCTGCTTGTGGCAAGCCTGGTTTTTTTAATCCATAATTTTTCAGATTTTACGTTTTTTCTTCCGGAGGTGGTTTTTGTGTGGTGGGTAATTTTAGGGCTGATTACATCCTTAGATAAAAAATGA